A window from Pseudomonas alloputida encodes these proteins:
- a CDS encoding NUMOD4 motif-containing HNH endonuclease, with product MNAISAERWEPIPGFPGYEASSLGRIRSFIRARIVAGVKQPRILKQKPNKDGYLLVCVTRKQRTVHRLVACAFLGESDLPQVNHLNGVKSDNRIENLEWCTISENVRHAIETGLRVYGTGLQSRTHKGWVQAERGGFGLMLRGHRDLIAIGMNPSVVTSCLKGRRRTHKGFTFSRINTQL from the coding sequence ATGAACGCTATCAGCGCTGAACGCTGGGAGCCAATACCAGGCTTCCCAGGTTATGAGGCCAGCAGCCTCGGTCGCATTCGATCATTCATTCGTGCGCGGATTGTTGCTGGGGTTAAGCAGCCGCGAATCCTCAAGCAGAAGCCAAACAAAGATGGATACCTCCTCGTATGCGTGACTCGAAAGCAGCGAACAGTTCATCGGCTGGTGGCTTGTGCCTTTCTTGGCGAGTCTGACCTTCCTCAGGTTAATCACCTCAATGGGGTCAAGTCGGACAACCGCATCGAGAACCTTGAGTGGTGCACGATATCTGAAAACGTCAGGCACGCGATTGAAACGGGATTGAGGGTTTACGGCACCGGCCTGCAGAGCCGAACCCACAAGGGCTGGGTTCAGGCAGAGCGCGGCGGCTTCGGTCTCATGCTGCGCGGGCATCGAGACCTGATCGCCATCGGCATGAACCCTTCTGTTGTCACATCCTGCCTGAAGGGTCGGCGGCGAACTCACAAGGGCTTCACCTTCTCCCGCATCAACACCCAGCTGTAG
- a CDS encoding DUF2591 family protein, which yields MAQVEGIETSWRYGRELVKVHDRGGIKLVESIRSIYSPSIDWSQGGPLVDKHHGGLHYEAHMADANFRYSSGPGRTGFWCYGPTALISFCRGLVKAKLGDIVQVPKELINEH from the coding sequence GTGGCGCAAGTTGAGGGAATCGAGACGAGCTGGCGGTATGGCCGGGAGTTGGTGAAAGTTCACGATCGCGGTGGCATCAAGCTGGTCGAAAGCATCCGCTCGATTTACTCGCCATCGATAGATTGGAGCCAGGGCGGTCCGCTAGTAGACAAGCATCACGGCGGACTCCACTACGAGGCCCATATGGCTGATGCAAACTTTCGCTACAGCTCTGGCCCGGGCAGGACCGGATTCTGGTGCTACGGCCCGACCGCGCTAATTTCCTTCTGCCGGGGACTGGTCAAAGCCAAGCTCGGCGATATCGTCCAGGTGCCCAAGGAGCTGATCAATGAGCACTGA
- a CDS encoding metallophosphoesterase → MLENIEVMRIKRFAANTAGRDFAVGDIHGHFTRLKAALDAAGFDTAVDRLFSVGDLVDRGPECRDVLTWLAKPWFHAVRGNHDDYVCRFDTCDVDNWVYNGGAWFAGLAWDEQREFAAQFRELPIAIEVETPGGLVGVVHADCPFPSWDELRAALEAPETAKQLKLTQNTCMWSRSRIELGETEGVAGVLALVVGHTPLHKPAALGNVIHIDTMGWRPQDGGYFTLLNLATLETIPPTPAKLSWD, encoded by the coding sequence ATGCTCGAAAATATCGAGGTGATGCGCATCAAGCGCTTCGCCGCAAACACGGCTGGCCGCGATTTCGCGGTCGGCGACATTCACGGGCACTTCACCCGGCTGAAGGCTGCCCTGGATGCAGCCGGCTTCGATACAGCAGTTGACCGGCTGTTCAGCGTCGGTGACCTGGTGGATCGCGGGCCTGAGTGCCGCGACGTGCTCACCTGGCTGGCCAAGCCATGGTTCCATGCCGTGCGCGGCAACCACGACGACTACGTCTGCCGGTTCGACACCTGCGACGTGGACAACTGGGTCTACAACGGCGGAGCCTGGTTTGCCGGCCTGGCCTGGGATGAGCAACGTGAGTTCGCCGCCCAGTTCCGCGAGCTGCCGATCGCCATCGAGGTAGAGACGCCCGGCGGCCTGGTCGGTGTCGTGCACGCCGACTGCCCATTCCCGTCATGGGATGAGCTGCGGGCCGCACTTGAGGCGCCGGAAACCGCCAAGCAGCTGAAGCTGACCCAGAACACCTGCATGTGGTCGCGCAGCCGGATCGAACTTGGCGAGACCGAAGGCGTTGCGGGCGTCCTGGCGCTGGTGGTGGGCCACACCCCGCTGCACAAGCCGGCGGCGCTCGGCAACGTCATCCATATCGACACCATGGGCTGGAGGCCGCAGGACGGCGGGTATTTCACCCTGCTGAACCTGGCCACGCTCGAAACCATCCCGCCCACACCCGCCAAGCTCAGCTGGGACTGA
- a CDS encoding tyrosine-type recombinase/integrase gives MPSGIWKIDKIYRGERIQESTGTCDREEAEQYLIHLLEKMRLRKVYGVREVKTFSAAAAKYLVEHKDQPSFRITALYLNQLDDYIGHLPLTHIDDEALAPFIRDRKADVVLPDGKVKKGVSNRTVNIAIERAVRVLSLACRKWRDEERRPWLDSVPLLTKLEEKKASRKPYPMSWEEQSVLFGELPDHLQRMALFKVNTGCREQEVCKLRWDWEISVPELGTSVFLIPAEFGGRHENSGVKNRDERLVVLNDVARSIIEKQRGLSREWVFPYNGTAMHRMNDSAWKKARVRAAKLWQEQHLRPAHPGFASIRIHDLKHTFGRRLKAAGVSEEDRKSLLGHKNGSVTSHYSGAELGQLIEAANKVSATDSRGPVLTILKRRIG, from the coding sequence ATGCCGAGCGGCATCTGGAAAATCGACAAAATCTACAGGGGAGAGCGAATTCAAGAAAGCACTGGCACTTGTGACCGGGAAGAAGCAGAGCAATACCTGATCCATTTACTAGAGAAGATGCGCCTGCGCAAAGTCTACGGTGTGCGCGAGGTCAAGACGTTCAGCGCCGCAGCGGCCAAATACTTGGTCGAGCACAAGGATCAGCCCTCATTCAGGATCACTGCGCTGTACCTGAACCAGCTGGACGACTATATCGGCCATCTGCCGCTGACGCATATCGATGATGAGGCCCTGGCTCCGTTCATTCGCGACAGGAAGGCCGATGTAGTGCTACCGGATGGGAAGGTGAAAAAGGGAGTGAGCAACAGGACAGTTAACATCGCAATCGAACGAGCGGTCCGTGTTCTATCGCTGGCGTGCAGGAAATGGCGGGACGAGGAGCGCCGGCCGTGGCTGGACAGCGTGCCGCTGCTAACCAAGCTGGAAGAGAAGAAGGCGAGCCGAAAGCCCTATCCCATGTCATGGGAGGAGCAATCGGTTCTCTTCGGGGAATTGCCAGACCATTTGCAGCGGATGGCCCTGTTCAAGGTAAACACGGGCTGCCGCGAGCAGGAGGTCTGCAAACTGAGGTGGGATTGGGAGATCTCTGTGCCAGAGCTTGGCACCAGCGTGTTTCTCATACCGGCCGAGTTCGGCGGCAGGCATGAGAACTCTGGGGTCAAGAACCGGGACGAGCGTCTGGTGGTGCTGAACGATGTGGCCAGATCGATCATAGAGAAGCAGCGCGGTCTTTCGCGGGAATGGGTGTTCCCCTACAACGGCACCGCGATGCACCGGATGAACGATTCGGCCTGGAAGAAAGCGCGGGTGCGCGCGGCAAAGCTCTGGCAGGAGCAGCATCTACGGCCGGCACATCCTGGGTTCGCTTCTATCAGGATTCACGACCTTAAGCATACCTTCGGCAGGCGCCTGAAGGCAGCCGGTGTTTCAGAAGAAGATCGCAAGTCGCTTCTGGGTCACAAGAACGGCAGCGTGACCAGTCACTACTCCGGCGCGGAGCTCGGTCAGCTGATAGAAGCAGCAAACAAGGTGTCGGCCACCGACTCGCGGGGACCGGTACTGACAATTTTGAAGAGGAGGATCGGATGA
- a CDS encoding MerR family transcriptional regulator has product MLEPSHNDELPPIPGKRYFTIGEVSELCAVKPHVLRYWEQEFDQLNPVKRRGNRRYYQRQDVLMIRQIRALLYDQGFTIGGARLRLSSDEAKDESSQYKQLIRQMIVELEDVLVVLKK; this is encoded by the coding sequence ATGCTGGAACCAAGCCATAACGACGAACTGCCCCCCATACCGGGCAAACGCTACTTCACCATTGGTGAAGTGAGCGAGTTGTGTGCCGTAAAGCCACACGTGCTGCGGTATTGGGAGCAGGAGTTCGACCAGCTGAACCCTGTGAAGCGGCGGGGGAACCGGCGGTATTACCAGCGCCAGGATGTGCTGATGATCCGCCAGATTCGTGCGCTGCTGTATGACCAGGGGTTCACCATTGGCGGGGCGCGGTTGAGGCTCTCCAGTGATGAGGCTAAAGATGAATCCAGCCAGTACAAGCAGCTGATTCGGCAGATGATTGTTGAGTTGGAGGATGTGTTGGTGGTTTTGAAGAAGTAA
- the ihfA gene encoding integration host factor subunit alpha codes for MGALTKAEMAERLYEELGLNKREAKELVELFFEEIRHALEENEQVKLSGFGNFDLRDKRQRPGRNPKTGEEIPITARRVVTFRPGQKLKARVEAYAGTKP; via the coding sequence ATGGGTGCTCTGACGAAAGCTGAGATGGCCGAAAGGCTGTACGAGGAGCTGGGGCTTAACAAGCGTGAGGCCAAGGAGCTGGTCGAGCTGTTTTTCGAAGAAATTCGGCACGCACTTGAAGAGAACGAGCAGGTCAAGCTGTCCGGTTTCGGCAACTTCGACCTTCGCGACAAACGCCAGCGGCCGGGCCGTAACCCCAAGACAGGGGAAGAGATCCCGATCACCGCACGGCGCGTCGTCACCTTTCGTCCAGGGCAGAAGTTGAAGGCCCGGGTTGAGGCCTATGCTGGAACCAAGCCATAA
- the pheT gene encoding phenylalanine--tRNA ligase subunit beta: MKFSEQWLRGWVNPQVSRDELVARLSMAGLEVDSVTPAAGQFSGIVVGEILATEQHPDADKLRVCQVSSGQETFQVVCGAPNARPGIKIPFAMIGAELPGDFKIKKAKLRGVESFGMLCSAAELQISEENDGLLELAADAPVGEDIRTYLSLDDASIEIGLTPNRGDCLSIAGLARDVSALYDTPVTRPVVPAVAAAHDEVRPVEVSAPAACPRYLGRVIRNVDLSKPTPLWMVERLRRSDVRSIDAAVDITNYVMLELGQPMHAFDLAEINGGIRVRMAEEGEKLVLLDGQEVALRADTLVIADHTRALAIAGVMGGEHSGVNTEKTRDLFLESAFFEPISVAGKARSYGLHTDASHRYERGVDSQLAREAMERATQLLLDIVGGEAGPVVEAVSEQHLPQVAPVTLRAERITQMLGMEMDPAQVEQLLNALELTTTKSGEGQWTVSVPSHRFDISLEVDLIEELARLYGYNNLPVRYPQARLAPQGKPETRGDLPTLRRLLVARGYQEAITYSFIDPKLFELFSPGVEPLLLANPISSDMAAMRASLWPGLVKALQHNLNRQQDRVRLFESGLRFVGQLGDLQQQPMIAGVITGSRLPEGWANGRDGVDFFDVKADVEALLGYSGALSDFTFSAGKHPALHPGQTAVIERDGKLVGYLGAIHPELAKALGLDRPVFLFELVLGDVVEGRLPKFSELSKFPETRRDLALIAGRDVASSAVLELIRDNAGEWLTDLRLFDVYQGKGIDPDRKSLAVGLTWQHPSRTLNDDEVNTTLQNILTSLEQRLNTTLRK, encoded by the coding sequence ATGAAATTCAGTGAACAGTGGCTGCGCGGTTGGGTCAACCCGCAAGTCTCCCGTGACGAACTGGTCGCCCGCCTGTCCATGGCCGGCCTCGAAGTTGACAGTGTTACCCCCGCTGCCGGCCAGTTCAGCGGCATCGTCGTGGGCGAAATTCTCGCCACCGAACAACACCCGGACGCCGACAAGCTGCGCGTGTGCCAGGTAAGCAGCGGCCAGGAAACCTTCCAGGTTGTGTGCGGCGCCCCTAACGCCCGCCCAGGCATCAAGATCCCGTTCGCCATGATCGGTGCCGAACTGCCAGGCGACTTCAAGATCAAGAAGGCCAAGCTGCGCGGTGTCGAGTCCTTCGGCATGCTGTGCTCGGCTGCCGAGCTGCAGATCAGCGAAGAAAACGACGGCCTGCTGGAGCTGGCTGCCGACGCTCCGGTTGGCGAAGACATTCGCACGTACCTGAGCCTGGATGATGCCAGCATCGAAATCGGCCTGACCCCGAACCGCGGCGACTGCCTGTCCATCGCCGGCCTGGCCCGCGACGTCAGCGCCCTGTACGACACCCCGGTCACCCGCCCGGTGGTGCCAGCCGTAGCGGCCGCCCATGACGAAGTGCGCCCGGTCGAAGTCAGCGCCCCGGCTGCCTGCCCGCGCTACCTGGGCCGCGTTATCCGTAACGTCGACCTGAGCAAGCCAACCCCACTGTGGATGGTCGAGCGCCTGCGCCGCAGCGACGTTCGCAGCATCGACGCCGCCGTCGACATCACCAACTACGTGATGCTCGAACTCGGCCAGCCGATGCACGCCTTCGACCTGGCAGAAATCAACGGCGGCATCCGCGTGCGCATGGCCGAAGAGGGCGAAAAGCTCGTCCTGCTCGACGGCCAGGAAGTGGCCCTGCGCGCCGACACCCTGGTCATCGCCGACCACACCCGCGCCTTGGCCATCGCCGGCGTCATGGGTGGCGAGCACAGTGGTGTGAACACCGAAAAAACCCGCGACCTGTTCCTGGAAAGCGCCTTCTTCGAGCCGATTTCCGTCGCCGGTAAAGCCCGTTCCTACGGCCTGCACACCGATGCATCGCACCGCTACGAGCGCGGCGTCGACTCGCAACTGGCCCGCGAAGCCATGGAGCGCGCCACCCAGTTGCTGCTGGACATCGTTGGCGGCGAAGCCGGCCCTGTGGTCGAAGCGGTCAGCGAACAGCACCTGCCACAAGTAGCCCCGGTCACCCTGCGCGCCGAACGCATCACCCAGATGCTTGGCATGGAAATGGACCCAGCCCAGGTCGAGCAGTTGCTCAACGCCCTCGAGCTGACCACGACCAAGAGCGGGGAAGGGCAGTGGACCGTCAGCGTACCAAGCCACCGCTTCGACATCAGCCTGGAAGTGGACCTGATCGAAGAGCTGGCCCGCCTGTACGGCTACAACAACCTGCCGGTTCGTTACCCGCAAGCCCGCCTGGCCCCACAGGGCAAGCCAGAAACCCGCGGTGACCTGCCGACCCTGCGCCGCCTGCTGGTTGCCCGCGGCTACCAGGAAGCCATCACCTACAGCTTCATCGACCCGAAACTGTTCGAACTGTTCAGCCCGGGCGTAGAGCCGCTGCTGCTGGCCAACCCCATCTCCAGCGACATGGCCGCCATGCGCGCCTCGCTGTGGCCGGGCCTGGTCAAGGCTCTGCAGCACAACCTGAACCGCCAGCAAGACCGCGTGCGCCTGTTCGAAAGCGGCCTGCGTTTTGTCGGCCAACTGGGTGATCTGCAGCAGCAGCCAATGATTGCCGGCGTCATCACCGGCAGCCGCCTGCCAGAAGGCTGGGCCAACGGCCGCGACGGCGTCGACTTCTTCGACGTGAAAGCCGACGTGGAAGCCCTGCTGGGTTACTCCGGCGCCCTGAGCGACTTCACCTTCAGCGCCGGCAAACACCCAGCCCTGCACCCAGGCCAGACCGCTGTCATCGAGCGTGACGGCAAGCTGGTCGGCTACCTCGGCGCCATCCACCCGGAGCTGGCCAAAGCCCTGGGCCTGGACCGCCCGGTGTTCCTGTTCGAGCTGGTGCTGGGCGACGTGGTCGAAGGCCGCCTGCCGAAATTCAGCGAACTGTCCAAGTTCCCGGAAACCCGTCGCGACCTGGCTTTGATCGCAGGACGTGATGTAGCTTCTAGCGCGGTGCTTGAATTAATTCGTGACAATGCAGGCGAATGGCTCACAGACCTCAGGCTGTTTGATGTGTACCAAGGTAAAGGCATTGATCCTGATAGAAAAAGCCTTGCCGTCGGCTTGACCTGGCAGCATCCATCGCGCACTCTTAACGACGATGAGGTGAACACTACCCTGCAAAACATCCTCACCTCGCTCGAACAAAGGTTGAACACCACGTTAAGGAAATAA